The nucleotide sequence GCGCACAAGATTTGATTACGCTTGCACGCGAGGCAATGGGGGTATACCTGCGGGTGAAGAAGAATAATCCAATGCTCGATGCGCTGAATATTGGAGGAGGGTTTGCCGTGCCGTATGAAAAGAAGAAAAAAATATACACTGTACAACAAGTAGCTCCGCGTATCGTACGGACGATTAAGTCTGCCGCAGAGCGCGGTGGGGTGCCACATCCGGATATCATTGTCGAGTGGGGACGGTATCTTATGGCACCAGCACAAATCACTGTTTATAAAATCATCGCCGAGAAAGAGATAGCCATCAACGGTCATTCCAGGGATTCAAAACACTGGTACTTTATTGACGGAAGCATTATGAATGATTTACCGGATACCTGGGGAGTAAACCAGCGTTGGCATGTAATTCCGATTAATTATATGGATGCAGTAAAATTATCACGCGTCTGGCTATCCGGATCAAGCTGTGATTCGGACGATAAGTACACCAATGGCGGTGAATGCGTTCGTTTACCGCGCCTGCAGGATCTGCGAGAAGGTGAGCCATTGTATGTAGCGGTGCTTGATACGGGAGCCTACCAGGATGCACTGGCGAGCCTTCATTGTATGCTTTCAAGCCCTGAAAAACTCGTAATCCAAAACGGGGTTATCACTGTTGCGTGCAAACGCGATACGCCAGAAGAAGTGGGGATGAAATTTGGGTGGTAGTGCGCTCGGTTTTCATACCATCATGGCGTGTCATAAAAAAGAACAGTAGAGGAAATTTATGAAGTTATGGACTTAATAACCGAAAAAGCTTGGTCTACATCAGTATTCATGAAAAACATGTTTAATTCCCAGCCAATTGATATGACTTCGATGACACCTATTCCATTCCAGGCCAATGCTTTCAGTATTAAATAATACACATCTGGTGGAGAAGTAAGGGTCATTTTTGTTGATAGTTTTATGGTGATTGAGGATAGATCTTTTACTTTTACTACATTCTTCTGATTTTTTAAGATTTTTTCTACATCTTTTTCTAATTCACTGCTTACGATAATAGTCGCTTCAGTAAGCCCTACTGATATATTGAAAAATGTATCTTTTTTATTCTCTGTCTTTTTCAGAATCTCTTGGTGTATATTGATAACACTCGGAGAATTGAGAAACATAAATTCGACAAGATTTGAGCGTACGGTAATGTTCTTTGAATCCTTCAATACTTCTACATTGGAAGTTGGCGGCTTTAATTTTCTTTTGATTCGGTGGAGGGCCATAGCTACCGCCTCCTCGGAAATTTCTTCGAGCAGTTTTTTCTCTATTTGAGGGCGCAGTTGCCTCGCTACTCCGGAAATATTTACCATATCTGCATACAGCACCTCCGACAAAAAGGGCGAACGGTCGATAAGGTCTTGTACAACTTGGGAAATGGTTGTCATGTTGGAATTATAACAATGTGTGATAATTTTGTCAATATTGTTATAAAATTTGCTTAATATAGTGAATCCTTATAAACTGTGCGTAGTTCTTTAAAATATGTTTAATTTAAGGAGATTTTCATGGAAGGTTTCAGAGCGATCGTAGGCCCACTAGCGGGCGCGTTAGCAGCATTCGCAATCGCCCGATATATATGGGCGATTTTCCAGACGATGAGGCTACCGTCTGGACAGAGAGTCACGCCGAACCGCGTGACGTGGGGAGTAATCTCTGTTATTGGCTGGACCTTTCTAGCCAATAACGTAGCTATGGGGGCGACCTACACTCTGTGGCTACCCATGGTGTACGCCATGGGACCAACAATAGTCGCTCTGATCTCAATCCGACATGGGGTTGGAGGGCGAGATAAGAATGACATCGTTGCCGGAACCATCGCAGTATTAAGCCTTATACTGTGGTGGTGGCTAGGCCTTTCGGCGGGATTCGCCGCCAACTTGATGGCCGACATTGCGGCGATCTACCCGACCATCAGGAAGGCCTACCGTCAACCCGGAACGGAAGACCGCACAGCATGGGTGTGCACAACCATTGGCTGCGTGATCAACCTGATGGCGGTTCCTGCTCCCTGGTCGGGAGTAGGTGCCTACGCTGCCTATCAGGTGGTCGCAAACGGGACCATCGCGGTTCTCGCGTTGCGACGCAAAAACGTGAAAAATACCAGCTAAGTCTTTTAGACCTCGCTGGTATTACATTTTCAGGTAAGCAATTTTCCCCTAGATTTTGAAATTGATGAAGATTTTTGTTATACTGAGACTATCATTTGTTTAAACAATAATACAGAGGCCATATGAGATTAGGCGAATATCCAGCGCAAGATGTGAGAGATATTCTTCTGCGTGCTCAGCAGGGGACTGAAGTCGTACTCACCCCTGATTCGAGATCATTAGTAGATTTTCACGCTCTCCTCATAAAAAAATTTAGACCCGGTGAAGTTGAGCCTCTTGAAGTTTTTCAGGATGAGATGAGCCGCAATCAAAATCAGGATTCAAATGTGCGCTTTATCGGTGTTGTAGCAAGAGATCCTTTAAATAACGAGGTAATAAGCGGCGCGTATGGTTCTGTGCAAGACGGTATTTTGGCAATACGTTTTACTTTAACTGAAGGAGACGAGTATCTTGGTACCCCTGCTACTGAACAAGCGGAAAAACAAGGATACCAAGGCTTCAGTGCATATCGTAGTACTGGAGTAAGTCAGTGGGTGGATGAGCTTCTTGTAGAAGTAGCACGGGAGCAACAGAAACTAATGAATCCTGAAAAGGATTTAGTTGCGTTGGTGTGTGAAGCGGTACCAAAATCTCAACATTATTGGAATAAGTTAGAAATAGAGCCGGGTAATGGGATGAGAAGACTGTACAAGCCAGAGTCAGGAGAAGAAGTGCATTATGAATTGCCTCCACTTGCTTGGAATAAAGATGGTACGCCTGCTCAGGAAGGTATTACTGAGCATCTTCAAATCGCAGTAAAAGGCCACCAAGACAGTGTTCTCGTGTCAGAATTAGAAAAAATTCTGAAAGATTGGTGGAAAGCGTGGTATATTCGCCCACGAGACCAGTTTGAGAGCAATGAGGCGTGGGAGCTTCACAAAAGAACAGTCTGGAATATTCTTGAAAATAATATTATTGCTCCAATACGCGACGCCGGAGAATTAAAATTAATAGCAAATGCAATTACAAGAAGCGAGCTCCCAAAATCAAGGCGTATTAATAGTTTAGATAAAGTTGTAGTTGGCGAAATTCTCTCAATCTCAAATCACCCGTATGCAAAAAGAATTCGAATTGCTCGAGTTAATGTCGGTGAGGAGACATTGCAAATAATATTTGGCGGACCCAATATTGGGAAAGTGGGTGACAAGGTGGCTGTGGCCTTGCCGGGAACTATGACTGACCATGGCAAATTAAAACCACAACATTTCCGACAAGAAGCTTCCGAAGCAATGATATGTTCTGCGGTTGAATTAGGATTTGTTGAAGGGGGTCCTGATGAGATTTTGATTCTTTCACATGATTCAAAGCCTGGTGCGTCCATATCAAAGCCGGAAAATGGATAAGAAACCCTAAAATAATGTTATGTCTATTTCTCTTGACCTTTCACCACCGCAATATTCCGACAGAAGTGGATTGTGATCACAAGCGATTTAATTCTAAACTTATGCTATATGAATAAAGCAAAACTCAATAAACTATCTCATGGGCTCAAACAGTTGATTATCCAGGAATCAGGTGCTGGAAAAGTCGCTAAAGGCACATTAAGCGATTATATAAAACGAAGCAAAACGCCGGTAGTGGCATTAGCCGAGCGAACCTTAAATCATTGCAACGCAGGCGCCACGCTCCAGGCTGCCCAATGGTTGAAGCAACATGTGGAAAATGGAGGCAAAATAGTAGTAACAATTGCAGGCGCACTTAGTTCATTTCAAATCGGCGTTATGCTCGCGGAGCTTATCCGGAAAGATAAAGTGCATCTTATATCAGCCACCGCCGCCAATCACGAAGAGTCTTATTATCGCTATGTCGCGCATTCGCACTATGCGTATATTCCTCGTTATACGGAATTAACCCCAGAGCAGGAAGCAGAATTGCGCGATGCGGGATTGCGGCGCATTACCGACACGTTTCTTCCGGAAGACGAGAGCGTCCGCATCATGGAGCCGCATTTGGTGAAAATGTGGAAAGAAGCGCAGGCGAAGGGCGAGCGTTATTTCCCCCACGAATATTTCCGTCGGTTGTTTGAGAAAAATCTTATTAAACCCGATACAGGCGCGAACCCTGACGATTGCTGGGCGTATGCGGCGTATAAAAAAAATATTCCCATTGTTATTCCGGGATTCGAAGATTCCACCATGGGTAATATTTTTGCGAGTTATACTTATGGCGGTAAATACCGTTTGAACAAAGATCCGCTTTTTGACCCCCACATCATCAAGACCGGCCTTGAATACTTTACCTGGCTCTACGAATGGTACATGGCGACTGCCAAAAAAAGCTCTCTCGCGTTTCTTCAGTTAGGCGGAGGCATTGCGGCTGATTTCCCCATCTGTGTCGTGCCGTCATTGATACATGACCTTCAGC is from Patescibacteria group bacterium and encodes:
- a CDS encoding deoxyhypusine synthase family protein, translated to MNKAKLNKLSHGLKQLIIQESGAGKVAKGTLSDYIKRSKTPVVALAERTLNHCNAGATLQAAQWLKQHVENGGKIVVTIAGALSSFQIGVMLAELIRKDKVHLISATAANHEESYYRYVAHSHYAYIPRYTELTPEQEAELRDAGLRRITDTFLPEDESVRIMEPHLVKMWKEAQAKGERYFPHEYFRRLFEKNLIKPDTGANPDDCWAYAAYKKNIPIVIPGFEDSTMGNIFASYTYGGKYRLNKDPLFDPHIIKTGLEYFTWLYEWYMATAKKSSLAFLQLGGGIAADFPICVVPSLIHDLQLHGKVRPWAGFIEIGSSPMSYGSYSGAGGKEKITWDKLTPESYYQIIQSDATVVFPWIAAVLLDL